A genomic window from Klebsiella quasipneumoniae subsp. quasipneumoniae includes:
- the rsmF gene encoding 16S rRNA (cytosine(1407)-C(5))-methyltransferase RsmF codes for MAENTVYFPEAFLAQMRAAMPAHLSFDDFIAACQRPLRRSIRVNTLKISVDDFLSLVAPYGWQLTPVPWCEEGFWIERDDDALPLGSTAEHLSGLFYIQEASSMLPVAALFADNPQPERVMDVAAAPGSKTTQIAARMGNAGGILANEFSASRVKVLHANISRCGISNVGLTHFDGRVFGAALPEAFDAILLDAPCSGEGVVRKDADALKNWSPESNLDIAATQRELIDSAFHALRPGGTLVYSTCTLNREENQSVIHWLLSRYPQAVEIQPLGALFPGAADALTAEGFLHVFPQIYDCEGFFVARLRKTAAIDPLPAPGYKVGKFPFVPLKGREAAAATAAARAVGLEWDASHTLWQRDKELWLFPQSMEPLFGRVRFSRIGVRLAELHNKGYRWQHEAVIAFAAPQRAFELTLEEAEAWYRGRDVYPQTPPALDEAIVTFQGVPLGLAKRVGSRLKNSYPRELVRDGKLFAGKV; via the coding sequence GTGGCCGAAAATACTGTCTATTTCCCTGAAGCGTTTCTCGCTCAAATGCGCGCGGCAATGCCGGCGCACCTCTCTTTCGACGACTTTATCGCCGCCTGTCAGCGCCCGCTACGCCGAAGTATTCGCGTCAATACGCTGAAAATTAGCGTCGATGATTTCCTCTCTCTGGTCGCGCCCTATGGCTGGCAGCTGACGCCGGTCCCCTGGTGTGAGGAGGGATTCTGGATCGAGCGGGACGACGATGCGCTGCCGCTGGGGAGCACCGCCGAACACCTCAGCGGGCTGTTCTATATTCAGGAGGCAAGCTCAATGCTGCCGGTCGCCGCCCTGTTCGCCGACAACCCGCAGCCTGAACGGGTCATGGACGTTGCCGCCGCCCCGGGGTCGAAAACCACCCAGATCGCCGCCCGGATGGGCAATGCGGGCGGCATCCTGGCGAATGAGTTCTCCGCCAGCCGGGTGAAAGTGCTGCATGCCAACATCAGCCGCTGCGGCATCAGCAACGTCGGCCTGACCCATTTCGACGGCCGGGTGTTCGGCGCGGCATTGCCCGAAGCCTTCGACGCCATTCTGCTTGATGCCCCCTGCTCCGGCGAAGGGGTGGTGCGCAAAGATGCGGACGCGCTGAAAAACTGGTCGCCGGAGAGCAACCTCGACATCGCCGCCACCCAGCGCGAACTTATCGACAGCGCTTTCCATGCCCTGCGCCCTGGCGGGACGCTGGTCTATTCGACCTGCACCCTGAACCGGGAAGAAAATCAGTCAGTCATTCACTGGCTGCTGTCCCGTTACCCGCAGGCGGTAGAGATCCAGCCGCTGGGAGCGCTGTTTCCCGGCGCGGCCGATGCCCTAACCGCGGAGGGATTTCTGCATGTCTTCCCGCAGATCTACGATTGTGAAGGCTTCTTTGTCGCTCGCCTGCGCAAGACTGCGGCGATCGATCCGCTCCCGGCGCCGGGCTATAAGGTCGGCAAGTTCCCGTTTGTGCCGCTGAAGGGCCGGGAAGCCGCAGCGGCGACCGCCGCCGCCCGCGCTGTCGGCCTGGAATGGGACGCGAGCCACACGCTGTGGCAACGAGATAAAGAGCTATGGCTGTTTCCGCAGTCTATGGAGCCTCTGTTTGGTCGGGTGCGGTTTTCGCGCATTGGCGTGCGCCTGGCGGAGCTGCACAATAAGGGTTATCGCTGGCAGCATGAGGCGGTTATTGCCTTTGCCGCGCCGCAGCGCGCCTTCGAGCTGACGCTGGAGGAGGCGGAAGCGTGGTATCGCGGACGCGACGTCTATCCGCAAACCCCGCCAGCGCTGGACGAAGCCATTGTGACCTTCCAGGGCGTGCCGCTGGGCCTCGCCAAGCGCGTCGGCTCCCGTCTGAAGAACAGTTATCCGCGCGAGCTGGTACGCGATGGGAAACTTTTTGCCGGCAAGGTGTGA
- a CDS encoding PqiB family protein codes for MSQETPASQTEARIKTKRRISPFWLLPVIALLIAAWLIWTSFDDRGSTITIDFQSANGIVPGRTPIRYQGVEVGTVQDISLSKDLSKIEVSASIKRDMKEALRKDTQFWLVTPKASLAGVSGLDALVGGNYIGMMPGKGEPEDHFVALDTQPKYRINNGELMIHLQAPDLGSLSSGSLVYFRKIPVGRVYDFTLNDNNQGVTIDVLIERRFTNLVKKGSRFWNVSGIKADVGLSGAKVQLENLSALVNGAIAFDSPADSQVASQNDDYHLYEDLAHSQRGVVVTLDLPDGDGLKAGSTPLMYQGLEVGQLSKLNLNPGGKVTGEMTVDPSVVTLLREKTLIQMKKPKISLDNPSVSALLTGKTFELVPGEGEPRNHFSVMPADKALLEEPNVATVTLSAPESYGIDGGQPLVLHGVKVGQVLERKLTAKGVTFQVAIAPEYRDLIRGDSKFVVNSRLDVKVGLDGVQVLGASASEWVNGGIRVIPGEKGEMQSSYPLYANLEKAQENSLSEVPTTTLSLSAETLPDVQAGSVVLYRKFAVGEIIAVKPRKDAFDIDLHIKPEYRYLLTNNSVFWAEGGAKVKLDGNGLTVQASPLARAIKGAISFDNLNGSSANARLNNKRILYASETAARAVGGQITLHAFDAGKMAAGMPIRYLGIDIGQIQSLELITAKNEVQAKAVLYPEYVGTFARAGTRFSVITPQISAAGVEHLDTLFQSYINVEPGRGPARRDFEIQDTTISDSRYIDGLNIVVEAPEAGSLGIGTPVLFRGLEVGTVTGLSLGSMSDRVMVKMRISKRYQYLVRNNSVFWLASGYSLDFGLVGGVVKTGTFNQFIRGGIAFATPPGTPLAPKAQDGKHFLLLESEPKEWREWGTALPQ; via the coding sequence ATGAGTCAGGAAACGCCCGCTTCGCAGACTGAAGCCAGAATAAAAACCAAACGTCGTATCTCGCCATTCTGGCTGCTGCCGGTCATCGCGCTGCTGATTGCCGCCTGGCTCATCTGGACCAGTTTTGACGACCGTGGATCGACGATCACTATCGATTTCCAGTCTGCTAACGGCATCGTGCCGGGGCGGACGCCTATCCGCTATCAGGGGGTGGAAGTCGGTACCGTCCAGGACATCAGTCTCAGTAAAGACCTGAGTAAAATTGAAGTTTCCGCCAGCATCAAACGCGATATGAAAGAGGCGCTGCGCAAAGATACGCAGTTCTGGCTGGTGACGCCGAAAGCCTCTCTGGCCGGCGTGTCAGGACTGGATGCCCTGGTGGGTGGGAACTACATCGGCATGATGCCGGGCAAGGGCGAACCCGAAGATCACTTCGTCGCCCTCGACACCCAGCCCAAATACCGCATCAACAACGGCGAGCTGATGATCCACCTGCAGGCGCCCGACCTTGGCTCTCTGAGCAGCGGCTCGCTGGTCTACTTCCGTAAGATCCCGGTCGGGCGCGTGTATGACTTCACGCTGAATGACAATAACCAGGGGGTCACCATTGATGTGCTGATCGAGCGCCGGTTTACCAACCTGGTGAAAAAAGGCAGCCGTTTCTGGAACGTCTCCGGGATCAAAGCCGACGTCGGCCTGAGCGGGGCCAAAGTGCAGCTGGAGAACCTTTCTGCGCTGGTGAACGGCGCCATCGCCTTTGACTCCCCTGCCGATTCGCAGGTCGCGTCGCAAAACGATGACTATCATCTGTACGAAGACCTGGCGCACAGTCAGCGCGGGGTGGTGGTGACCCTCGACCTGCCGGACGGCGACGGCCTGAAAGCGGGCTCGACGCCGCTGATGTATCAGGGGCTGGAAGTGGGCCAGTTAAGCAAACTGAATCTTAACCCTGGCGGCAAAGTCACGGGCGAGATGACCGTCGACCCGAGCGTGGTGACCCTGCTGCGGGAGAAAACGCTGATTCAGATGAAGAAGCCGAAGATCTCCCTTGATAACCCCAGCGTCAGCGCCCTGCTCACCGGCAAAACCTTTGAGCTGGTGCCCGGCGAAGGCGAACCGCGTAATCACTTCTCCGTCATGCCAGCGGATAAAGCGCTGCTGGAGGAGCCCAATGTCGCCACCGTCACCCTTTCGGCGCCGGAGAGCTACGGGATCGACGGCGGCCAGCCGCTGGTGCTGCACGGGGTGAAAGTTGGCCAGGTGCTGGAGCGCAAGCTGACGGCCAAAGGGGTGACCTTCCAGGTGGCGATTGCCCCGGAATACCGCGATCTGATTCGCGGCGACAGCAAGTTTGTGGTGAACAGTCGTCTGGACGTCAAAGTGGGGCTCGATGGCGTGCAGGTGCTGGGCGCCAGCGCCAGCGAATGGGTGAACGGCGGGATCCGGGTGATCCCGGGTGAAAAAGGCGAAATGCAGAGCAGCTATCCGCTGTATGCCAACCTCGAAAAGGCGCAGGAAAACAGCCTGAGCGAAGTGCCGACCACCACCCTGAGCCTCTCCGCTGAGACGCTGCCTGACGTTCAGGCTGGCTCGGTGGTGCTGTATCGTAAATTCGCCGTCGGCGAGATCATCGCCGTCAAACCGCGCAAAGACGCTTTCGATATCGATCTGCATATCAAGCCGGAGTACCGCTACCTGCTGACCAACAACAGCGTCTTCTGGGCGGAAGGGGGTGCGAAGGTCAAACTTGACGGCAACGGGCTCACCGTTCAGGCCTCGCCGCTGGCCCGCGCCATTAAAGGAGCGATCAGTTTCGATAACCTCAACGGCAGCAGCGCCAACGCGCGGCTGAATAATAAACGCATCCTTTACGCTTCTGAAACGGCGGCGCGCGCCGTGGGCGGCCAGATCACCCTGCACGCGTTCGATGCCGGGAAGATGGCGGCCGGGATGCCGATTCGCTATCTCGGCATTGATATCGGTCAGATCCAGTCCCTGGAGCTGATCACCGCCAAAAACGAGGTGCAGGCGAAAGCCGTGCTTTACCCGGAATACGTCGGCACGTTTGCCCGCGCCGGGACTCGCTTCTCGGTGATCACCCCGCAGATCTCCGCGGCAGGCGTGGAGCATCTCGACACCCTGTTCCAGTCCTATATTAACGTTGAGCCTGGACGCGGCCCGGCGCGTCGCGACTTTGAGATCCAGGATACGACGATCAGCGACTCGCGCTATATCGACGGTCTGAATATCGTGGTGGAAGCGCCGGAGGCCGGATCGCTTGGCATCGGTACGCCGGTGCTGTTCCGCGGTCTGGAAGTCGGGACGGTGACCGGTCTGTCGCTGGGATCGATGTCTGACCGGGTCATGGTTAAGATGCGCATCAGCAAGCGCTACCAGTACCTGGTGCGCAATAACTCGGTGTTCTGGCTGGCCTCAGGTTACAGCCTCGACTTCGGCCTGGTTGGCGGCGTGGTGAAAACCGGGACCTTCAATCAGTTTATCCGCGGCGGGATCGCCTTTGCCACGCCGCCGGGTACGCCGCTGGCGCCGAAGGCCCAGGACGGCAAGCACTTCCTGCTGCTGGAGAGCGAGCCGAAAGAGTGGCGGGAGTGGGGCACCGCCCTGCCGCAGTAA
- the prc gene encoding carboxy terminal-processing peptidase → MNTFFKITALAGLLAIAGHAFAVDEITRADQIPVLKEEPQHATVSERVTSRFTRSHYRQFDLDNAFSAKIFDRYLNLLDYSHNVLLASDVAKFAAKKDQIGDELRTGKLDVFYDLYNLAQQRRFERYQYALKVLERPMDFTGNDNFNLDRSKAPWPKDEAELNKLWDAKVKFDQLSLKLAGKDDKEIRDTLTRRYKFAIRRLAQTNSEDVFSLAMTAFAREIDPHTNYLSPRNTEQFNTEMSLSLEGIGAVLQMDDDYTVINSLVAGGPAAKSKAISVGDRIVGVGQTGKSMVDVIGWRLDDVVALIKGPKGSKVRLEILPAGKGAKTRIVTLTRERIRLEDRAVKMSVKTVGKEKVGVLDIPGFYVGLTDDVKVQLQKLEKQNVSSVVIDLRSNGGGALTEAVSLSGLFIPSGPVVQVRDNNGKVREDSDNDGVVYYKGPLVVLVDRFSASASEIFAAAMQDYGRALIVGEPTFGKGTVQQYRSLNRIYDQMLRPDWPALGSVQYTIQKFYRINGGSTQRKGVTPDIMMPTGNEDRETGEQYEDNALPWDSINAATYVKSGDLAPFGPELLKRHDERIAQDPEFQYIMKDIARYNAMKDKRNIVSLNYAQREKENEEDDAIRLARINDRLKREGKPPLKKLDDLPKDYQEPDPYLDETVHIAVDLAHLEKARPAVEPPASQ, encoded by the coding sequence ATGAACACATTTTTTAAAATCACCGCGCTTGCGGGCCTGCTGGCAATAGCAGGCCATGCGTTCGCTGTTGATGAAATAACCCGTGCAGATCAAATCCCCGTGCTGAAAGAAGAGCCGCAGCACGCGACGGTGAGCGAGCGCGTGACATCGCGCTTTACCCGCTCTCACTACCGTCAGTTCGATCTCGACAACGCCTTCTCGGCAAAGATTTTTGACCGTTATCTGAACCTGCTGGATTACAGCCATAATGTGCTGCTGGCCAGCGATGTGGCGAAGTTCGCGGCGAAAAAAGACCAAATCGGCGACGAACTGCGCACCGGGAAACTGGACGTCTTCTATGACCTCTACAACCTGGCGCAGCAGCGCCGCTTCGAGCGCTATCAGTATGCGCTGAAGGTGCTGGAACGTCCGATGGACTTTACCGGCAACGATAATTTCAACCTTGACCGCTCCAAAGCGCCGTGGCCGAAAGACGAGGCCGAGCTGAACAAGCTGTGGGACGCCAAGGTGAAATTTGACCAGTTAAGCCTGAAGCTGGCGGGGAAAGACGATAAAGAGATCCGCGACACCTTAACCCGTCGCTATAAGTTCGCTATCCGTCGTCTGGCGCAAACCAACAGCGAAGATGTCTTCTCGCTGGCGATGACCGCCTTCGCCCGCGAAATCGACCCGCACACCAACTATCTGTCGCCGCGCAATACCGAGCAGTTCAACACCGAGATGAGTCTCTCACTCGAAGGGATCGGCGCTGTGCTGCAGATGGATGATGACTACACGGTCATTAATTCGCTGGTGGCGGGTGGTCCGGCTGCGAAGAGCAAAGCGATCAGCGTCGGCGACCGCATTGTCGGCGTCGGCCAGACCGGGAAGTCGATGGTCGATGTGATTGGCTGGCGTCTGGATGACGTCGTGGCGCTGATTAAAGGGCCGAAGGGCAGCAAGGTTCGCCTTGAGATCCTGCCGGCCGGCAAAGGGGCCAAGACGCGTATCGTCACCCTGACCCGCGAACGTATCCGTCTGGAAGACCGCGCGGTGAAAATGTCGGTGAAAACCGTCGGTAAAGAAAAAGTCGGCGTGCTGGATATCCCGGGCTTTTACGTCGGCCTGACCGATGACGTGAAAGTGCAGTTGCAGAAGCTGGAAAAACAGAACGTCAGCAGCGTGGTTATCGATCTGCGCAGCAACGGCGGCGGGGCGCTGACCGAAGCGGTATCGCTCTCGGGGCTGTTTATTCCGTCCGGCCCGGTGGTGCAGGTGCGGGATAACAATGGCAAGGTGCGCGAAGACAGCGATAACGATGGCGTAGTCTATTACAAAGGGCCGCTGGTGGTGCTGGTTGACCGCTTTAGCGCCTCAGCGTCTGAGATCTTTGCCGCCGCAATGCAGGATTATGGCCGCGCGCTGATCGTTGGCGAGCCGACCTTCGGTAAAGGTACCGTACAGCAGTATCGCTCGTTGAATCGTATCTACGATCAGATGCTGCGTCCGGACTGGCCGGCGTTAGGTTCCGTTCAGTACACCATCCAGAAGTTCTACCGCATTAACGGCGGCAGTACTCAGCGCAAAGGCGTAACGCCGGATATCATGATGCCAACCGGAAATGAAGATCGCGAAACCGGCGAGCAGTATGAAGACAACGCGCTGCCGTGGGATAGCATCAACGCGGCCACCTACGTGAAGTCCGGGGACCTCGCCCCGTTTGGACCGGAACTGCTCAAGCGCCACGACGAGCGTATTGCCCAGGATCCTGAGTTCCAGTACATCATGAAGGATATTGCCCGTTATAACGCGATGAAGGACAAACGTAACATCGTCTCTCTGAACTACGCGCAGCGTGAAAAAGAGAACGAAGAGGATGATGCGATTCGTCTGGCGCGGATTAACGATCGCCTGAAACGCGAAGGCAAACCGCCGCTGAAAAAACTGGACGATCTGCCGAAGGATTACCAGGAGCCGGATCCATATCTTGATGAAACGGTCCATATCGCGGTAGACCTGGCGCATCTCGAAAAAGCGCGCCCGGCGGTGGAACCGCCGGCCAGCCAATAA
- the proQ gene encoding RNA chaperone ProQ, protein MENQPKLNSSKEVIAFLAERFPQCFSAEGEARPLKIGIFQDLVERVGGEMNLSKTQLRAALRLYTSSWRYLYGVKAGAIRVDLDGNPCGELEEQHIAHARQQLEEAKARVQAQRAAQQAKKREAAAAAGQPDEGVRRERKPRPQQPRRKEGAEQRKPRPVAAKAPREERLTPVSDVSVLTVGQALKVKAGNNAMDATVVEITKDGVRVQLTSGMSMIVRAEHLVF, encoded by the coding sequence ATGGAAAATCAACCTAAGTTGAATAGCAGTAAAGAAGTTATCGCCTTTCTGGCCGAACGTTTCCCTCAGTGCTTCAGCGCTGAAGGCGAAGCGCGCCCCCTGAAAATCGGAATTTTTCAGGATCTCGTTGAGCGAGTGGGTGGTGAGATGAATCTCAGCAAAACCCAGCTTCGCGCTGCATTACGTCTCTATACCTCGAGCTGGCGCTATCTCTACGGCGTAAAAGCCGGCGCTATCCGCGTTGACCTGGACGGCAACCCGTGCGGCGAACTGGAAGAGCAGCACATTGCCCATGCGCGTCAGCAGCTGGAAGAAGCGAAAGCTCGCGTTCAGGCGCAGCGCGCTGCCCAGCAGGCGAAAAAACGCGAAGCCGCTGCCGCTGCAGGCCAGCCGGATGAAGGCGTTCGCCGCGAGCGTAAACCGCGTCCTCAGCAGCCGCGTCGTAAAGAGGGTGCTGAACAGCGTAAACCGCGTCCTGTTGCAGCCAAAGCTCCGCGTGAAGAGCGTCTTACTCCGGTATCGGATGTTTCCGTTCTGACCGTCGGCCAGGCGCTGAAGGTAAAAGCAGGCAATAACGCAATGGACGCCACCGTTGTGGAAATCACCAAAGATGGCGTTCGTGTACAGCTGACTTCTGGTATGTCAATGATTGTACGCGCAGAACACCTGGTGTTCTGA
- the yebS gene encoding membrane integrity lipid transport subunit YebS gives MPIKTSTLKPANKMVVHAVSTPLPYAHYQRCTQCDMLFRLPVLKRNQSAWCPRCNAKVRDGRDWSLTRLGSMALAMLLLMPFAWSEPLLRLHLLGVRIDANVLHGIWQMTAQGDPLTAAMVLFCAVVAPVLLVVSISYLWLGNVLGMNLRPVLLMLGKLKEWVMLDIYLVGIGVASIKVQDYAFLQPGIGLVAFISLTLLSILTLIHMNVEELWERFYPERPATRADNNLQVCTGCHYTGYRDARGRCRRCHTPLHHRRPQSLQRSWAALIASLILLLPANLLPISIIYVNGARQEDTILSGIISLASSNIAIAGVVFIASILVPFTKVIVLFTLLLSIQFKCEQGLRTRILLLRLITWIGRWSMLDLFVISLTMSLINRDQLLAFTMGPAAVYFGGAVILTILAVEWLDSRLLWDAHESGNARFAD, from the coding sequence ATGCCGATAAAAACATCCACCCTTAAGCCTGCGAATAAGATGGTCGTGCATGCCGTGAGCACACCGCTTCCCTATGCGCATTATCAGCGCTGTACGCAGTGTGACATGCTCTTTCGCTTACCGGTGCTTAAACGCAACCAAAGCGCCTGGTGTCCGCGCTGTAACGCAAAGGTGCGCGATGGCCGCGACTGGTCGTTGACCCGTCTGGGCAGCATGGCCCTGGCGATGCTGCTGTTAATGCCCTTTGCCTGGTCCGAACCCCTGCTGCGCCTTCACCTGCTGGGGGTACGCATTGACGCCAACGTCCTGCATGGCATTTGGCAGATGACCGCGCAGGGCGATCCGCTTACCGCCGCGATGGTGCTCTTTTGCGCGGTGGTCGCCCCGGTGCTGCTGGTGGTTTCGATTAGCTATCTGTGGCTGGGCAACGTGCTGGGGATGAACCTGCGTCCGGTGTTGCTAATGCTCGGTAAGCTCAAGGAGTGGGTCATGCTGGATATCTATCTGGTGGGCATCGGCGTCGCCTCCATCAAGGTGCAGGATTACGCCTTTCTGCAGCCCGGCATCGGCCTCGTGGCATTTATCTCCCTGACGCTGCTGAGCATCCTGACGCTTATCCATATGAACGTCGAAGAGCTGTGGGAGCGATTCTATCCCGAACGGCCGGCGACCCGCGCCGATAACAATCTGCAGGTGTGCACCGGCTGCCACTACACCGGCTACCGCGACGCCCGCGGCCGCTGCCGGCGCTGCCACACGCCGCTGCACCATCGCCGACCGCAGAGCCTGCAGCGCAGCTGGGCGGCGCTGATTGCCTCGCTGATTTTGCTCTTACCGGCCAACCTGCTGCCGATCTCCATCATTTACGTTAACGGCGCGCGCCAGGAAGACACCATCCTCTCCGGGATCATCTCCCTCGCCAGCAGCAATATCGCCATCGCCGGCGTGGTGTTTATCGCCAGTATTTTGGTGCCATTCACCAAAGTTATAGTGTTATTTACCCTGCTGCTCAGCATACAATTCAAATGCGAGCAGGGGCTGCGCACCCGCATCCTGCTGCTGCGGCTGATAACCTGGATTGGCCGCTGGTCGATGCTGGATCTGTTTGTTATCTCACTCACCATGTCGCTAATCAATCGCGATCAGCTCCTCGCCTTTACGATGGGGCCGGCCGCGGTTTACTTCGGTGGCGCGGTAATTTTAACTATTCTTGCAGTTGAATGGCTGGACAGCCGCTTACTTTGGGACGCACATGAGTCAGGAAACGCCCGCTTCGCAGACTGA
- a CDS encoding MFS transporter produces the protein MDKNSSDGVPLPQRYGAILTIVLGLTMAVLDGAIANVALPTIASDLNASPAASIWIVNAYQIAIVIALLPLSFLGDMVGYRRIYKIGLVVFIFTSLACALSRSLEMLTFARVAQGLGGAALMSVNTALIRLIYPQRFLGRGMGINSFVVAVSSAAGPTIAAAILSLASWQWLFLINVPLGIVAFVLAMRFLPPNSARSKIVRFDLPSAIMNALTFGLLITALSGFAQGQSTQLVLAEVAAMLVVGFFFVRRQLTMPVPLLPVDLLRIPLFSLSICTSICSFCAQMLAMVSLPFFLQTMMGRSEVETGLLLTPWPLATMVMAPLAGYLIEKCHAGLLGAIGLLVMACGLFGLALLPASPTDLDIIWRMALCGAGFGLFQSPNNHTIVASAPSHRSGGASGMLGTARLLGQSTGAALVALLFNLLGNSGTHTALLLAGILATVAALISGLRVTQPRAA, from the coding sequence ATGGATAAAAATTCATCCGATGGCGTGCCGCTGCCGCAACGCTATGGCGCCATTCTGACCATTGTGCTTGGGCTGACCATGGCCGTGCTCGACGGGGCTATCGCCAACGTCGCGCTGCCAACCATCGCCAGCGATCTTAACGCCTCGCCGGCGGCTTCAATCTGGATCGTTAACGCCTACCAAATCGCCATTGTTATCGCCCTGCTGCCGCTCTCTTTCCTCGGCGACATGGTCGGTTATCGCCGTATCTATAAGATAGGCCTGGTGGTGTTTATCTTTACCTCGCTGGCCTGCGCCCTGTCGCGCAGCCTCGAAATGCTGACCTTCGCCCGCGTCGCCCAGGGACTAGGCGGCGCCGCGCTGATGAGCGTAAACACGGCGTTGATCCGCCTGATTTATCCGCAGCGCTTTCTCGGTCGCGGCATGGGTATCAACTCCTTTGTCGTCGCCGTCTCTTCGGCGGCAGGCCCGACGATCGCCGCCGCCATCCTCTCCCTCGCCTCATGGCAATGGCTGTTTTTAATTAACGTGCCTCTCGGCATCGTCGCCTTTGTCCTGGCCATGCGCTTTCTGCCGCCCAACAGCGCGCGCAGCAAAATCGTCCGCTTCGATTTGCCGAGCGCCATCATGAACGCGCTGACCTTCGGGCTGTTGATCACCGCCCTGAGCGGTTTCGCCCAGGGCCAGTCCACGCAGCTGGTGCTGGCGGAGGTCGCCGCTATGCTGGTGGTAGGCTTTTTCTTCGTTCGCCGTCAGCTCACGATGCCCGTCCCGCTGCTGCCGGTCGATCTGCTGCGCATCCCGCTCTTCTCCCTCTCAATCTGCACCTCCATCTGCTCCTTCTGCGCACAGATGCTGGCGATGGTCTCTCTGCCTTTCTTCCTGCAGACGATGATGGGGCGCAGCGAAGTGGAAACCGGCCTGCTGCTGACGCCGTGGCCGCTGGCGACGATGGTGATGGCGCCGCTGGCCGGCTATTTAATCGAGAAATGCCATGCGGGGCTGCTGGGGGCCATTGGGCTGCTGGTTATGGCCTGCGGCCTGTTCGGTCTGGCGCTGCTTCCGGCGTCGCCCACCGATCTGGATATTATCTGGCGTATGGCGCTGTGCGGCGCCGGCTTCGGGCTGTTCCAGTCGCCCAACAACCACACCATTGTCGCCTCGGCCCCGAGCCATCGCAGCGGCGGCGCCAGCGGCATGCTGGGCACCGCTCGCCTGCTCGGCCAGAGCACCGGCGCCGCGCTGGTGGCCCTGCTGTTCAACCTGCTCGGCAACAGCGGCACCCACACCGCCCTGCTGCTGGCCGGCATCCTGGCGACCGTCGCTGCGCTGATTAGCGGTCTGCGCGTCACCCAGCCGCGCGCAGCCTGA
- the htpX gene encoding protease HtpX encodes MMRIALFLLTNLAVMVVFGLVLSLTGIQSSSMTGLLIMALLFGFGGSIVSLMMSKWMALKSVGGEVIEQPRNETERWLMNTVAQQAQQAGIAMPQVAIYHAPDINAFATGARRDASLVAVSTGLLQNMSRDEAEAVIAHEISHIANGDMVTMTLIQGVVNTFVIFISRVIAQIAAGFLGGNREDEGESSNGNPLIYFAVATVLELVFGILASIITMWFSRHREFHADAGSARLVGREKMIAALQRLKTSYEPQEASSMMAFCINGKAKSMSELFMTHPPLDKRIEALRSGEYLK; translated from the coding sequence ATGATGCGAATCGCGCTTTTCCTGCTGACGAACCTGGCAGTGATGGTCGTGTTCGGGCTGGTGTTAAGCCTCACGGGGATCCAATCCAGCAGCATGACCGGTCTGTTGATTATGGCCCTGCTGTTCGGCTTCGGTGGTTCTATCGTTTCGCTGATGATGTCGAAATGGATGGCGCTGAAGTCTGTGGGTGGGGAAGTGATCGAGCAGCCGCGCAACGAAACGGAACGCTGGCTGATGAACACCGTTGCGCAGCAGGCGCAGCAGGCGGGCATTGCCATGCCGCAGGTGGCTATCTATCACGCCCCTGACATTAACGCCTTCGCTACCGGCGCGCGTCGCGACGCCTCGCTGGTCGCCGTCAGTACCGGGCTGTTGCAAAACATGAGCCGTGATGAAGCGGAAGCGGTCATCGCCCATGAAATCAGCCACATCGCCAATGGCGATATGGTCACCATGACGCTGATCCAGGGGGTGGTAAACACCTTCGTTATCTTTATCTCCCGCGTTATCGCGCAGATTGCGGCCGGCTTCCTCGGCGGCAACCGGGAAGATGAAGGCGAGAGCAGCAATGGCAACCCGCTGATCTACTTCGCTGTCGCCACGGTGCTGGAGCTGGTGTTCGGTATTCTGGCCAGCATTATCACCATGTGGTTCTCTCGTCATCGCGAGTTCCATGCTGATGCCGGCTCGGCGCGCCTGGTGGGCCGCGAGAAGATGATTGCCGCCCTGCAGCGTCTGAAAACCAGCTATGAGCCGCAGGAAGCCAGCAGCATGATGGCGTTCTGCATTAATGGTAAAGCGAAATCCATGAGCGAGCTGTTTATGACCCACCCGCCGCTGGACAAGCGTATTGAAGCCCTGCGTAGCGGTGAATATCTGAAATAG